A single region of the Gossypium arboreum isolate Shixiya-1 chromosome 12, ASM2569848v2, whole genome shotgun sequence genome encodes:
- the LOC108478852 gene encoding transcription factor MYB62-like isoform X2, with protein MRLIGEIDRPKDKIHCSVFFDQRKGIPVIHFLKKQKLLIKYSKLVQNRNMSPSSSSSSSSLKKTSTSCSEDEGDHHQQQLRRGPWTIEEDSVLVHYIARHGEGRWNFLAKHAGLRRTGKSCRLRWLNYLKPDVKRGNLTAEEQFLILELHSKLGNRWSKIAQHLPGRTDNEIKNYWRTRVQKQARQLNIDANSAAFKNILRYYWMPRLVQKMEESTSPCFSSTVIPRNQPLTKTDYVDGNSCVSSLQHVDNMKMSQFEIFGNNDCNSNALAKDWYGYVGDNGSYCHGMETINMASTSALVAEGFPTPAGDCHLADDNWVNDGFLDGIWSMGELWELRNALH; from the exons ATGAGATTAATCGGTGAGATTGATAGGCCAAAAGATAAAATCCATTGCTCTGTTTTCTTTGACCAAAGGAAAGGAATTCCAGTAATCCATTTCCTTAAAAAACAAAAGTTGTTGATTAAGTACAGTAAATTAG TTCAAAATCGAAACATGTCACCATCATCATCATCGTCATCATCGTCTCTTAAAAAAACAAGCACAAGTTGCAGTGAAGATGAAGGTGATCATCATCAACAGCAGCTGAGGAGAGGACCTTGGACTATAGAGGAAGATTCAGTCCTTGTTCATTACATTGCTCGACATGGCGAAGGTCGATGGAATTTTCTTGCAAAACATGCAG GTTTAAGGAGAACAGGCAAGAGTTGCAGGTTGAGATGGTTGAATTATTTGAAACCAGATGTTAAGCGTGGGAACCTTACTGCTGAAGAACAGTTTTTGATCCTTGAACTCCATTCTAAATTGGGTAACAG gtGGTCCAAGATTGCACAGCATCTGCCTGGAAGAACCGATAATGAGATCAAGAATTACTGGAgaacccgtgtgcaaaaacaggCTCGGCAGCTTAACATCGATGCTAACAGCGCGGCGTTTAAGAACATTCTCCGATATTATTGGATGCCAAGATtggttcaaaagatggaagagtCGACGTCGCCCTGTTTTTCATCGACGGTTATTCCTCGGAACCAACCGTTAACGAAGACCGATTACGTTGACGGGAATTCATGTGTCTCTTCATTACAACATGTGGATAATATGAAAATGTCCCAATTTGAGATATTTGGTAACAATGATTGCAATAGTAATGCTCTTGCAAAGGATTGGTATGGTTATGTTGGTGATAATGGTAGCTATTGCCATGGCATGGAAACCATCAACATGGCGTCCACGTCAGCACTGGTCGCGGAGGGATTTCCGACCCCCGCCGGGGATTGCCACTTGGCGGATGATAATTGGGTTAATGATGGTTTTTTAGATGGGATATGGAGCATGGGGGAACTATGGGAACTTAGAAATGCATTGCATTGA
- the LOC108478852 gene encoding transcription factor MYB62-like isoform X3, protein MRLIVQNRNMSPSSSSSSSSLKKTSTSCSEDEGDHHQQQLRRGPWTIEEDSVLVHYIARHGEGRWNFLAKHAGLRRTGKSCRLRWLNYLKPDVKRGNLTAEEQFLILELHSKLGNRWSKIAQHLPGRTDNEIKNYWRTRVQKQARQLNIDANSAAFKNILRYYWMPRLVQKMEESTSPCFSSTVIPRNQPLTKTDYVDGNSCVSSLQHVDNMKMSQFEIFGNNDCNSNALAKDWYGYVGDNGSYCHGMETINMASTSALVAEGFPTPAGDCHLADDNWVNDGFLDGIWSMGELWELRNALH, encoded by the exons ATGAGATTAATCG TTCAAAATCGAAACATGTCACCATCATCATCATCGTCATCATCGTCTCTTAAAAAAACAAGCACAAGTTGCAGTGAAGATGAAGGTGATCATCATCAACAGCAGCTGAGGAGAGGACCTTGGACTATAGAGGAAGATTCAGTCCTTGTTCATTACATTGCTCGACATGGCGAAGGTCGATGGAATTTTCTTGCAAAACATGCAG GTTTAAGGAGAACAGGCAAGAGTTGCAGGTTGAGATGGTTGAATTATTTGAAACCAGATGTTAAGCGTGGGAACCTTACTGCTGAAGAACAGTTTTTGATCCTTGAACTCCATTCTAAATTGGGTAACAG gtGGTCCAAGATTGCACAGCATCTGCCTGGAAGAACCGATAATGAGATCAAGAATTACTGGAgaacccgtgtgcaaaaacaggCTCGGCAGCTTAACATCGATGCTAACAGCGCGGCGTTTAAGAACATTCTCCGATATTATTGGATGCCAAGATtggttcaaaagatggaagagtCGACGTCGCCCTGTTTTTCATCGACGGTTATTCCTCGGAACCAACCGTTAACGAAGACCGATTACGTTGACGGGAATTCATGTGTCTCTTCATTACAACATGTGGATAATATGAAAATGTCCCAATTTGAGATATTTGGTAACAATGATTGCAATAGTAATGCTCTTGCAAAGGATTGGTATGGTTATGTTGGTGATAATGGTAGCTATTGCCATGGCATGGAAACCATCAACATGGCGTCCACGTCAGCACTGGTCGCGGAGGGATTTCCGACCCCCGCCGGGGATTGCCACTTGGCGGATGATAATTGGGTTAATGATGGTTTTTTAGATGGGATATGGAGCATGGGGGAACTATGGGAACTTAGAAATGCATTGCATTGA
- the LOC108478852 gene encoding transcription factor MYB62-like isoform X1, with protein MRLIGEIDRPKDKIHCSVFFDQRKGIPVIHFLKKQKLLIKYSKLGEEAFKLFCIYIYIYIKLGHGCCLLKFHFPVQNRNMSPSSSSSSSSLKKTSTSCSEDEGDHHQQQLRRGPWTIEEDSVLVHYIARHGEGRWNFLAKHAGLRRTGKSCRLRWLNYLKPDVKRGNLTAEEQFLILELHSKLGNRWSKIAQHLPGRTDNEIKNYWRTRVQKQARQLNIDANSAAFKNILRYYWMPRLVQKMEESTSPCFSSTVIPRNQPLTKTDYVDGNSCVSSLQHVDNMKMSQFEIFGNNDCNSNALAKDWYGYVGDNGSYCHGMETINMASTSALVAEGFPTPAGDCHLADDNWVNDGFLDGIWSMGELWELRNALH; from the exons ATGAGATTAATCGGTGAGATTGATAGGCCAAAAGATAAAATCCATTGCTCTGTTTTCTTTGACCAAAGGAAAGGAATTCCAGTAATCCATTTCCTTAAAAAACAAAAGTTGTTGATTAAGTACAGTAAATTAGGTGAAGAAGCTTTCAAACTTttctgcatatatatatatatatatataaagcttgGCCATGGCTGTTGCttattaaagtttcattttcCAGTTCAAAATCGAAACATGTCACCATCATCATCATCGTCATCATCGTCTCTTAAAAAAACAAGCACAAGTTGCAGTGAAGATGAAGGTGATCATCATCAACAGCAGCTGAGGAGAGGACCTTGGACTATAGAGGAAGATTCAGTCCTTGTTCATTACATTGCTCGACATGGCGAAGGTCGATGGAATTTTCTTGCAAAACATGCAG GTTTAAGGAGAACAGGCAAGAGTTGCAGGTTGAGATGGTTGAATTATTTGAAACCAGATGTTAAGCGTGGGAACCTTACTGCTGAAGAACAGTTTTTGATCCTTGAACTCCATTCTAAATTGGGTAACAG gtGGTCCAAGATTGCACAGCATCTGCCTGGAAGAACCGATAATGAGATCAAGAATTACTGGAgaacccgtgtgcaaaaacaggCTCGGCAGCTTAACATCGATGCTAACAGCGCGGCGTTTAAGAACATTCTCCGATATTATTGGATGCCAAGATtggttcaaaagatggaagagtCGACGTCGCCCTGTTTTTCATCGACGGTTATTCCTCGGAACCAACCGTTAACGAAGACCGATTACGTTGACGGGAATTCATGTGTCTCTTCATTACAACATGTGGATAATATGAAAATGTCCCAATTTGAGATATTTGGTAACAATGATTGCAATAGTAATGCTCTTGCAAAGGATTGGTATGGTTATGTTGGTGATAATGGTAGCTATTGCCATGGCATGGAAACCATCAACATGGCGTCCACGTCAGCACTGGTCGCGGAGGGATTTCCGACCCCCGCCGGGGATTGCCACTTGGCGGATGATAATTGGGTTAATGATGGTTTTTTAGATGGGATATGGAGCATGGGGGAACTATGGGAACTTAGAAATGCATTGCATTGA